The following DNA comes from Candidatus Alcyoniella australis.
GACCCGGATAACGGCGTGGATCCCGGCACCAAGTTCGACGACCTGCCCGAGGACTGGGTCTGCCCGGTCTGCGGCGCGGACAAGGACGCCTTCAATCCCGTAGACTGATTCCCCAACCAGCATTTCGCACCGCCCGATCCGCCAACGCGGACCGGGCGGTGTGGCATTAAAATGGGGGTAATAATGTTGGATAACATTATTGGGTGGGCGCTCGGCAAAAATCA
Coding sequences within:
- a CDS encoding rubredoxin, whose product is MKYECEICGYIFDPENGDPDNGVDPGTKFDDLPEDWVCPVCGADKDAFNPVD